The nucleotide sequence AACTGTCCATTATCATTCCAATCTACAACGAGCAGGATGGCCTGGCCAGCCTGTTCGCCCGCCTGTATCCGGCCCTTGATGCCTTGCAGACGAGCTACGAAATCATTTTCGTCAACGATGGCAGCCGCGACAATTCGGTGGCCATCCTGGCGGAACAGTTCCGCCAGCGCCCCGACGTTACGCGCGTGATCTTGTTCAATGGCAATTATGGCCAGCACATGGCCATCCTGGCCGGTTTTGAAGCGTCGCGCGGGCAGATCATGATCACGCTCGACGCCGACCTGCAGAACCCGCCTGAAGAAATCGGCAACCTGGTGGCCAAGATGCGCGAAGGCTACGATTACGTGGGCTCGATCCGGCGCAAGCGGCAAGACTCCGCCTGGCGCACACTGGCGTCGAAAATGATGAACCGCCTGCGTGAAAAGATCACGAATATCAAAATTACCGATCAGGGCAACATGCTGCGCGCGTATGGCCGCAATGTGATCGACCTGGTCAACCAGTGTGCCGAAGTCAACACCTTCGTGCCCGCCCTGGCCTACACGTTTGCCCGCAAGCCTACGGAAATTACCGTCGAGCATGAAGAACGTGCTGCCGGCGAATCGAAATACTCGCTGTACAGCCTGATCCGTCTCAATTTCGACCTGGTCACGGGCTTTTCGCTGATACCCCTGCAAATCTTTTCCATGCTGGGCATGGCGATGTCGCTGGGCTCGGCATTGCTGGTGATCTTCCTGCTGGTCCGCCGCTTCCTGCTGGGCGCAGAGGCCGAAGGCGTGTTTACCCTGTTCGCCATCGCCTTCTTCTTCATGGGCGTGATCCTGTTCGGCATCGGCCTGGTGGGCGAATACGTGGGACGCATCTTCCAGCAAGTGCGTGCCCGTCCCCGCTATGTGGTGCAAACTATCTTGCAGGACGGCATGACCCAGGCGGAAGCCGAGGCGCCATCGTATGTGCGCCTGGAAAAGCGCCAGGTGGGCCGCTGATGGGCGCCCCACGCGCCGTCGTCTTCGGCTACCACAATGTGGGCGTGCGCTGCATCAAGGTGCTGCTGGCCGGTGGCGTCGATATCGCCCTGGTCGTCACGCATGAAGACAGCCCCACGGAAAACCTGTGGTTCGAATCGGTCGCCAGCCTGTGCCAAGCCGAAGGCATCCCCTGCATCACACCAGGCGATGCATGCGCGCCGGAACTGCTGGCGCAGGTGCAGGCCGCAAAACCGGACATGCTGTTCAGCTTTTACTACCGTCACATGTTGCCCGCCAGCATCTTGGAAGTCGCTCCCGCCTACAATATGCACGGCTCGCTGCTGCCGCAGTTCCGCGGCCGCGCGCCCGTCAACTGGGCCGTGCTGCATGGCGCCACGGAAACGGGCGCCACCCTGCATGAAATGACGGTCAAGCCGGACGCCGGCGCCATCGTGGCGCAAACGGCCGTGCCCATCCTGCCCGACGACACGGCGTTTGAAGTATTTGGCAAGGTCACCGTGGCGGCGGAACAAACCCTGTGGGGCGTGCTGCCGGCCTTGCTGGACGGCACGGCGCCACGCCATCTCAACGATTTGCGCCAGGGCGCTTATTTTGGCGGGCGCAAGCCGGCAGATGGCCGCATCGACTGGAAGTTACCCGCGCAACAGGTATACAACCTGCACCGGGCCGTCGCGCCACCCTATCCCGGCGCATTTACCGAAGTCAACAATGTCATTTACACCATTGAACAAGCCCGTTTGAGCAAGCATTCGGCAGGAAGTTTGCCACCGGGCTTGGCGGTAGTGGATAATTGCATCTTTGGCGTCTGCGGAGACGGTCGCATGCTGGCCATTTCCGCGCTGAGGGCTGCCGGGGAGCCAATTTCGGCTCAGCAATTGCAAGCAAGTCTGACCGCCCGCGTCAGCACACACTGATATCACTCAAGAGAATCTCACATGAAAAAAGTCCTCATCTTAGGCGTCAACGGCTTCATCGGCCACCATCTGTCCAAGCGCATCCTCGAAACCACCGACTGGCATGTCTACGGCATGGACATGAACACGGACCGCATCACGGACTTGCTGGAAGATGACAACTACAAGTCGCGCATGCACTTCTTTGAAGGCGATATCACGATCAACAAGGAATGGGTCGAGTACCACGTCAAAAAATGCGATGTGATTCTCCCGCTGGTGGCCATCGCCACGCCGTCGACCTATGTCAAGCAGCCGCTGCGCGTCTTCGAACTGGACTTCGAAGCCAACCTGCCTATCGTGCGCTCGGCCGCCAAGTACGGCAAGCACCTGGTGTTCCCGTCGACCTCGGAAGTGTATGGCATGTGCCATGACGAGGAATTCGACCCTGAAAACTCGGAACTGATCTGCGGCCCGATCAACAAGCCGCGCTGGATCTACTCGAATGCCAAGCAGCTGATGGATCGCGTGATCTGGGGCTACGGCATGGAAGGCTTGAACTTCACCCTGTTCCGTCCATTCAACTGGATCGGCGCAGGCCTCGATTCGATCCACACGCCAAAAGAAGGTTCCTCGCGCGTGGTAACGCAATTCTTCGGCCACATCGTGCGCGGCGAGAACATCTCGCTGGTCGACGGCGGCGCGCAAAAACGCGCGTTCACCTACATCGACGACGGCATCGATGCACTGATCCGTATCATTGCCAACAAGAATGGCATCGCCAGCGGCAAGATTTACAACATTGGCAATCCGACCAATAACTATTCGATCCGCGACCTGGCCGGCATGATGCTGACCCTGGCCGCCGAGTACCCGGAATACGCCGAAGGCGCGAAACACGTGAAAATCGTGGAAACGACCTCGGGCGCCTACTACGGTGCCGGTTACCAGGACGTGCAAAACCGCGTGCCGAAAATCACGAACACCTGCGAAGAGCTGGGCTGGGCGCCGACCACCACCATGGCCGATTCCCTGCGCAATATTTTCGACGCCTACCGCAGCCAGGTAGCCCAAGCCAAAGCCTTGATGGATTAATGTTGAGCAAGCCGTTCCTGACCCTGAAAATCGACGTCGATACCTATCGCGGCACCCGTGAAGGCATGGGCAATCTGGTGCGCATGTTGGCCGCGCACCAGGCCAAGGCTACCTTTCTGTTTTCGCTGGGCCCCGACCATACGGGCTGGGCCCTGCGGCGCGCCTTGCGGCCTGGCTTTTTCAGCAAGGTGTCGCGCACTTCGGTGGTCGAGCACTACGGCTTGAAAACATTGATGTACGGCACCTTGCTGCCGGGACCCGATATCGGCAAGCTATGCGCGGCGCAATTGCGCGCCGTGCGCGATGCCGGCTTCGAGTGCGGTATTCACACCTGGGATCACACCCTGTGGCAAGACAACGTGGCCAAGCGCAATGCCGCATGGACCATCAACATGATGCGCAAGGCCGCCAACCGCTACGAACAGGTATTTGGCGTGGCGCCGCACACACACGGCGCGGCCGGCTGGCAAATGAATGTCAGCGCCTTTGTCGAGCACGACACGGCAGGCTACCGCTTTGCCTCCGATGGCCGCGCCATGCTCGACGCGCGCGGCGCCATGGTGCATCCGACGAACGGCCCGCATCGCGTGCGCAATGGCAACACCATCCTGCAATGCGTGCAATTGCCCACCACCCTGCCCACCCTGGACGAGTTGCTGGGCTGCGAAATCGACGGCAAGCTGATCACGACCAGCAATGTTGCTGCGCATATATTGTCGCTGACGCAGGACAATCCCCGCGATCACGTGTATACCTTGCATGCGGAACTTGAAGGACAGAAACTCGCCCCCATTTTCGAACAACTGCTGACGGGCTGGAAAGCCCAGGGCTACCAGTTTGCAGCGATGGGCGATTATTATGAAAAGATACAAGATAGCGACTTGCCCGTTTGCCCCATCACCTGGGATGAGTTGCCCGGGCGTTCGGGACGCCTGATTGTGCAGGGCAAAGCGGCCTGAATGCTGTATTGTTGCACCTGGATGCGTTGCCAGATTAAAAAACAGCGCTGATGATCACCGTTCAGGAGAGAACCTGTGGCTGATAGCCAATCCCTCGTTAGCATACCCGACTTTAGCGCCGCCATGACCAGCGGCAAGACCTTTCAGTTGCTGGGCCGTCCAGCCAAGGCCACGGTGCTGTTTTTCTATCCGAAGGACAATACCCCCGGCTGTACCACTGAAAACATCGCCTTCCGTGACGCCTACCCGCAATTTGTCGCCGCCGGCGTGGAAATCTACGGCATCAGCCGCGATTCGCTGCGCTCGCACGAAAGCTTCAAAGCCAAGCTGGAACTGCCATTCGAGCTCATTTCCGACCCGGACGAAGCCGTTTGCCTGCTGTTTAACGTCATGAAGATGAAACAGATGTATGGCAAGACGGTCCGTGGCGTCGAACGCAGCACGTTTGTGATTGACGCTGAGGGCCGATTGGTGAAAGAATGGAGAGGCGTGAAGGTCGCAACTCACGTGGAAGAAGTGCTGGAATTCGTGGCGCGTCTGAAGTGATCATCTGTTCTGATCGAATGCGCGTTGTCGGCTTCCAGCCAGCTTAGTTCGAAATTAGCTCAACCGCAGTTCAGTTCACGGTACCTATCGCCATTTTGAGTCAACGAAGCGCCTCCACCCACTCCGCCAGGCGGGCCTGTAGCCCGCCGATGGCGTCCATGACCGGCCATGTTGCCGGCCTTCCGGCAGTCTCTCGTCCTGTAGTATTGTTGTCCTCCCGCATCCACCCCATGAGAAGTGCCGCCAGAAGCTGGCTGCCCATGGGCGATTCATTCCAGAAATTTTTTGATTGAGATCCTGATGCCACTGCCAAAATTACCGAGCAAGCCAGCCACCATCCTGGCCACACAAGATTACCCAACCGCAGGCGCAGCGCGCCCGGCCACCAAAACCCCGGCAGCCAAGAAAGTGGCTGCACCTGTTATTGAAGCGGCGATCGCCGAAGTTGCCAAGCCGGTCCGCAATGCGGCCACGAAGATCAAGCAAGTGGCGGCCCTGATGGTCGCCAAGCCGGCACCAGCACCTGCGCCGGTTGCGGCCGCACCTGCAATCGTTGCCGCGCCTGCGGCAAAAGCCGCGCCGGCGGCGAAAGGCAAGGTTACGCCGATCAAGTCCGTCAAGCAAGCCGAGCAGCCGCATCCGGCCAAGCACAAGCCTGTCGAAGTACAGCTCAAGTCGTCCGCCAGCCGCGCCGCCGACCAGCGCGGCATCAGCAAGCTGTTCGTGCTCGACACCAACGTGCTGATGCACGACCCATCGTCGCTGTTCCGCTTCGAAGAACACGATGTGTACCTGCCGATGATGACCCTGGAAGAGCTGGACAACCACAAAAAGGGCATGACGGAAGTGGCGCGCAATGCCCGCCAGGTCTCGCGTACCCTCGATGCCCTGATCAGCAACACGGATGACGACGCCATCGAACACGGTATCCTGCTGTCCAAGCTGGGCAACAAGGATGCCAAGGGCCGCTTGTTCTTCCAGACGCGTTTGCAAAGCGCGGACTTGCCAGCTGGCTTGCCAGTGGGCAAGGCCGACAACCAGATCCTCGCCGTCGTGCGTTCGCTGGAATCGGAGCAGGAAGGCCGCCCCGTGGTGCTGGTGTCGAAAGACATCAATATGCGCATCAAGGCGCGCGCCCTGGGCTTGCCGGCCGAAGATTACTTCAACGACCATGTGCTGGAAGACACGGACTTGCTGTACTCGGGCATCGTGCAGCTGCCGGATGACTTCTGGAACAAGCATGGCAAGGACATGGAATCGTGGCAGGAAAGCAAGAACGGCTACAGCTCGACGTTCTACCGCGTGACGGGTCCGTTCATTCCATCGCTGCTGGTCAACCAGTTCATCTACCTGGAACCGAAAAACGGCGAAACGCCGTTCTACGGCCAGGTGAAACAGATCAACGGCAAGACGGCCGTGCTGCAAACCCTGCGCGACTTCAGCCACACGAAGAACAATGTGTGGGGCGTGACGGCACGCAACCGCGAGCAGAACTTTGCCCTGAACTTGCTGATGAATCCGGAATGCGACTTCGTCACCCTGCTTGGCCAGGCCGGTACCGGCAAGACCCTGCTGGCCCTGGCCGCCGGCCTGGCGCAAGTACTGGAAACCAAGCTCTACAACGAAATCATCGTCACCCGCGTGACGGTGCCCGTCGGCGAAGACATCGGTTTCCTGCCAGGCACGGAAGAAGAAAAGATGTCGCCATGGATGGGCGCCTTCGACGACAACCTGGAAGTGCTGAACAAGTCCGACTCGGATGGCGGCGAATGGGGCCGTGCGGCAACGCAAGACCTGATCCGCTCGCGCATCAAGATCAAGTCGCTCAACTTCATGCGCGGCCGCACTTTCGTCAACAAATTCCTGATCATCGATGAAGCACAGAACTTGACGCCGAAACAGGTCAAGACCCTGGTCACGCGCGCCGGTCCCGGCACGAAGATCCTGTGCCTGGGCAACATCGCCCAGATCGACACGCCGTACCTGACGGAAGGCTCCAGCGGCCTGACCTACGTGGTCGACCGCTTCAAGGGCTGGACCCACAGCGGCCACGTCACCCTGGCCCGCGGCGAGCGTTCGCGCCTGGCGGACCACGCCAGCGAAGTGCTGTAAGTTATAGCGGGCGGCGCAAGCTGCCCCAGTCATTCAAAGCCCCGGCTGCAGCGATGCAGGCGGGGCTTTTTTCATGTGCGCGACTTTTCCCTGCGACATGTTCTAATACCGCTCTCTTTCTTCCTGGACACCTAACCCGATGCATCCCGCCTTCCAACTGCTGCTTTGCCTTATCCTTTTCATGCTCATCCACATTTCCGTCATGGCCGTGTGCGCTCGCGCATGTGGCATCACCGTGCGCAGCATCAGCTACGGCGTGGGGCCCACCTTGCTGAGCTGGCGGAAAGTCCACATCAAGCTGCTGCCGCTGGCCGGCAATGTGGCCTTGAAGGATACGCGCGAGGAAACCTTGTATGACGACGACCCTTGTCTCGATGCCTACAACTTCCAGCCGCTGTGGAAGCAGGTGCTGCTGCCATTGAGCGGCGTGGGTGTGCTGCTGGCCGTGGCGTTCGGGATACTGGGCGCACCGGGCTGGGAGCATTTTGTCGCGGCCTTCGGGCAAATCTTCCACGGTGCGCTGGCGCCGTTGTCGACGGCGCAGGAATTGCTGGGTGAAGGGGAAACGTTTGCCCGTACGCACAGCTTTGCGCTGGTATTCGCTCTGTTCTCATTGAAACTGTGCGCGTTCAACCTGCTGCCGTTCGCTGGCTTGAACGGCGGACAGGCGCTGCTGGCCATCGCACGCGGCGGACGACCGTTTGTCGCATGGGAAGAAGCGCTGACGAAGTGGGTGCTGTTGCCGGGGCTGGCGATCTTGCTGGCGTGGGTAGTGGCGTTCGGCTGGTATGGCTGGAAAGCAATGGGGGCATAACTGCCACCGCTAAACCCATGCCTGCCGTCAGCGTACGCTGGCCGGCAGGCTGGACAGAAAAATACGCTTAGTTCACCCGCTTGGCCGGCATATCCTGCCCTTCCTGGCGCAGCACCAGTTGCTCGGTCTTGCCATTGGTATCCTTGCTGAAACGCACTTCCGCATCGACTTCATTCGAAAAGAAAGCCGTCTCGCTCATGGGCAGCATGGCAAGCTTGCGGAAACCTGTCACCTGGGCAAAGAACTTGTCGCCTTCACGCGTCACTTCCAGATACACCTCGGGCGCCAGCGCGTAGCGGCCAACGTAGCCATCGAATTGCGCGTGCGACATGGCGACCACGGCGCGGGCCGGCTTGACGGCGCTGGCCCGTTCATGCACGGACTTCGACTCGCCGCCATCGTTGAGGATCAGCTGTGCTTCTCCTTTCGGCCCCCGTTCGAACTCGGCAGTGGTGAGGGTGTTCTCAATCAAAAAACCATTGGGCGAATAGGCCAGCAGGCGCTGCGCCGGGCGACCAGTACTCTGCAGCAGCAGATTGCCCTCGAAGTTGCGGATCGTGTAGCCAGCCTTGTCATTGATGGCATACACGCCCGCATACGCATCGAGGATGGCGGGCTTGAGCGTGATGACCTTGATCTCCGGATACGGCCGGCCCACGGCGATGGCGGCCGCCTTGCGCGCTACCACATCGGGATCGACCAGGCCCGTGTCCGAGTTTTCCAGCACGGCAACATACACTTTTTCTTTCGGCAAGCGCATCGCATACGTGGAAAAACCATTGATGCCACCGCTATGGTGGATGACGGGGGTATTTTGCCATGTGCCCACCTTCCATCCCAGGCCGGAGCGGGTCGCCTTGCCGTCGTTCAGCTTGGCCGGCGTGAATGCCTGCTGCCAGGTGGCAGCCTTGAGCAGCTTGCCGTCCGAAATGGCCGCATCCCAGCGGGCCAGGTCGTCCACGGTGGAGACGAGCGCGCCGGCCGAATACGGCTGCGTCATGCTCAGCGGCAAGTTCGGCACAAACGTCTCGCCCGAACGGATATGCCCGGCTGCGCGCTTGACGGGTTGGCGCTCGTGGCCTTCATAAGCCGTGTCCTTCATGCCCAGCGGCACGAAGATCTGCTGTTCCACAAACGTGGCATAGGGCTGGCCCGATGCCTTTTCGATGATGGCGCCCAGCAGGAAATAGCCGGAGCTGCTGTAACTCCACTGCGTGCCCGGTTCAAAGTCGGGTGGATCGTTCTTGAAAAAATCGATCATCTGCGCCACGCTCAAGTCTTTCGTGCTGTTGGGTACGAATTCTGGCTTCCTCGTGTAGTCATGGATGCCGGACGTGTGCGCGAGCAGCTGCTCGATCGTGATTTTCTTGCCATGCGTCGGGTAATCGGGGAGGAATTTCGTGATGTCATCGGTGATAGCCAGCTTGCCCTGGTCGGCCAGCAGCAGAATGGCGACGGCCGTGAACTGCTTGGAAATGGAACCCAGGCGCAGCGACATGTCGGGCGTCAGCGGCTGGCCATCCTGCACGCTGGCCAGGCCATACGCCTTGCGCAGCAAGGGTTGGCCATCCTTGATAACGATGACGACGGCGCCCGGTTCGCCGGACTTGTAATACGGTGCGATGCTGGCATCGATTTGCGCGGCCAATGCTTGCTGCCGCTGGCTCAGTGGAACAGGCTGGTCGGCCCAGGTGTTCGGTGCTTGCAACAGGATCAGGGTGGCGAAACAGATGCTGGAAACTTTAAACATGGAGACCGCTTTCAAAAGAAGGAGGAACAAGCATGGCCAGGCCCCTGGCGACGGCTATCGGGCGGACGCGTTTGCCTTAGAAAATATTTCCAATTAGGTCACTTAGCCTAGCAGACACGTCAGGAGAGAATCTCTCCTTTTGTCACAATGGGAATTTCATGGCTGCTTGACACCATGATTTTCTGCACACCTGTCGTAGGCTCGAAGCAATGCAGAAAGGCAAGCGGCCAAGGAGCTTGCATTTTTTCATTCGACACCCGCGGCAAGCACCTGGCCATGTGGGCAATCCGTCGCTGCCAGCGTCACGCATAGCCCAGAAATGTGTTCGCCGTGCCTGGCACGTGCGCCCGGGACTGCTGCCACTGCGGCGGCGCCGAAGTGGACACTGTGCCGAACTGCAGTTGGCCGGGCCACAAGCAGCATACGCGCTGGTTGCGTAACAGCGATATAAACAGCGCGACATTGAAACAGCAACAGGCAATGACATAAGCCGAAGCGCTGAAATTCACACATACACTTACAGATGAAATATTCATTCATGAAATGAATAATGGCCATTATCATTTTGAATTGGCCGGGAGCGCAACGGCGGCCTATACTCAAGCCGTCTCCCCTACATTGTTTCCCATGCTCACCCTGCTCAGCCCGCATACATCGCGGGCTTTTTGTTCCCGGCATTTGCCACGCTGTCTTTCCTCCCTTATCGATCACCGGGCGCGCCTTTCCACGCAGGCCCAGCCACGAACAGGGAGCACGGCATGATCGTGCGCGAGCGTCCATCGGCGCTGCGCTTGTTTCTGGTGGTGCGCGGCTCTGTCCTGCCCCGCATCCGCACTACCCTCATCGTCAACACCCTGATTGCCACCATTGTCACCTGGTGCCACGGTACCCTGTTCGATCACAAGGTCATCCTCACCACCATCCCGTTTACCCTGATCGGCTTGCCGCTGGCCATCTTCCTTGGCTTTCGCAATACGGCCGCCTACGACCGTTACTGGGAAGCACGCAAGCTATGGGGCGAACTGGTATTGCGCAGCCGTAATTTCTCGCGCCAGTGCCAGACCATGATACGCAGCGATACGCCAGCCCACGCCAGGCTGGGTCTCCAAGATGTGCGCGTGCGCATGATTTACCGCACCATCGCCTTTTGCCACGCCCTGCGCCACCAGCTGCGCGACACGCGTGGACCGGCCGACTTGCAGCCGCTGCTGCATCCAGCAGAATGGGAGGCGGCCTGCAAGGCGGCGAACCCGTCCGACTACCTGATGTTGCAGATGGGCCACGACCTTGCCGACTGCATCCGGCAGGGGCGTATCGACACCATCCTCGCCACGCAGATCGATAACACGGTCTCGGCCATGGTAGCGGCGGGCGCCTCGTGCGAACGCATCCGCAGCACGCCGATTCCCTTCTCGTATTCGCTGCTGCTGCACCGCACGGCTTATCTGTACTGTTTCCTGCTGCCCTTCGGCCTGGTCGACTCGCTGGGCTTCATGACGCCCTTCGTCGTCGCCATCGTCGCCTATACCTTCTTTGGCCTCGATGCCCTGGGCGACGAGATCGAGGAACCGTTCGGCGAAGATGCCAACGACCTGCCCCTGTCGGCCATGTGCCGCGCCATCGAAATCAGCTTGCGCGAATCCGTGCAGGATGAGAATGTGCCGCCGCCCATGCAAGCTGTCGACTTCATGCTGAATTGATCCACACGCCAGCTTTCCCCTTGACCTTACCATCGGGGGAAGGCTTACAGTGGGTGCACTTAATCATTCAAGGAGTGCTTGCCATGTATCAGTTACAAGTTGAAAACATGAGCTGCGGCCATTGCGTCGGCTCGGTCACGAAAGCGGTGCAAGGCATCGATCCCGCCGCACAGGTGCAGATCGACCTGGCCAGCAAGCGCGTGACGGTGGAATCGCCTGCCGAACTGGGCGCCATCAGCGCCGCCATCGTGGAGGCGGGCTACCCCGTCACCAGCGCGCAGTAACAGCAGTGTCAGCAACAAGACAGCCGGCCTTCGCGCCGGCTGTCTTGTTTACCCGTCCAGTTCCGGGTAGTGACGGAAGATGCCTTCCTCATTGAATGCAATTCTGCGCTTCGACTTAAGGTAGCGGGCAATGTTCGGCCGCGCCGCCACGGCGTCGTGCAGCGCGAAGAGTGCGGCGTACCGGGGTGCCAGGCGCTCCATGGCTTGCGGAAACGCATAGCGCAGGCCAGCCAGCATCTGGAACAGCGACAGGTCGCCATAGCTGAGCCTTGCGCCCACCAGATAATGGCCACGGCTGCGATTGTTCAGCAAGACCTGGGTGAAATAATCGAGGAATTTGGGCAAACGCGTGGCGCGGAAATCGGTACTGCGCTGCAGGGCAGCCTGTTTCTGCTCGTCATAATACTGATTCATCGATAGCGGATGGTGCGTGTCGTGCACTTCTGTCAGCCAGTC is from Janthinobacterium sp. 61 and encodes:
- a CDS encoding glycosyltransferase, yielding MKPELSIIIPIYNEQDGLASLFARLYPALDALQTSYEIIFVNDGSRDNSVAILAEQFRQRPDVTRVILFNGNYGQHMAILAGFEASRGQIMITLDADLQNPPEEIGNLVAKMREGYDYVGSIRRKRQDSAWRTLASKMMNRLREKITNIKITDQGNMLRAYGRNVIDLVNQCAEVNTFVPALAYTFARKPTEITVEHEERAAGESKYSLYSLIRLNFDLVTGFSLIPLQIFSMLGMAMSLGSALLVIFLLVRRFLLGAEAEGVFTLFAIAFFFMGVILFGIGLVGEYVGRIFQQVRARPRYVVQTILQDGMTQAEAEAPSYVRLEKRQVGR
- a CDS encoding formyltransferase, coding for MGAPRAVVFGYHNVGVRCIKVLLAGGVDIALVVTHEDSPTENLWFESVASLCQAEGIPCITPGDACAPELLAQVQAAKPDMLFSFYYRHMLPASILEVAPAYNMHGSLLPQFRGRAPVNWAVLHGATETGATLHEMTVKPDAGAIVAQTAVPILPDDTAFEVFGKVTVAAEQTLWGVLPALLDGTAPRHLNDLRQGAYFGGRKPADGRIDWKLPAQQVYNLHRAVAPPYPGAFTEVNNVIYTIEQARLSKHSAGSLPPGLAVVDNCIFGVCGDGRMLAISALRAAGEPISAQQLQASLTARVSTH
- a CDS encoding bifunctional UDP-4-keto-pentose/UDP-xylose synthase, with amino-acid sequence MKKVLILGVNGFIGHHLSKRILETTDWHVYGMDMNTDRITDLLEDDNYKSRMHFFEGDITINKEWVEYHVKKCDVILPLVAIATPSTYVKQPLRVFELDFEANLPIVRSAAKYGKHLVFPSTSEVYGMCHDEEFDPENSELICGPINKPRWIYSNAKQLMDRVIWGYGMEGLNFTLFRPFNWIGAGLDSIHTPKEGSSRVVTQFFGHIVRGENISLVDGGAQKRAFTYIDDGIDALIRIIANKNGIASGKIYNIGNPTNNYSIRDLAGMMLTLAAEYPEYAEGAKHVKIVETTSGAYYGAGYQDVQNRVPKITNTCEELGWAPTTTMADSLRNIFDAYRSQVAQAKALMD
- a CDS encoding polysaccharide deacetylase family protein, whose product is MLSKPFLTLKIDVDTYRGTREGMGNLVRMLAAHQAKATFLFSLGPDHTGWALRRALRPGFFSKVSRTSVVEHYGLKTLMYGTLLPGPDIGKLCAAQLRAVRDAGFECGIHTWDHTLWQDNVAKRNAAWTINMMRKAANRYEQVFGVAPHTHGAAGWQMNVSAFVEHDTAGYRFASDGRAMLDARGAMVHPTNGPHRVRNGNTILQCVQLPTTLPTLDELLGCEIDGKLITTSNVAAHILSLTQDNPRDHVYTLHAELEGQKLAPIFEQLLTGWKAQGYQFAAMGDYYEKIQDSDLPVCPITWDELPGRSGRLIVQGKAA
- a CDS encoding peroxiredoxin codes for the protein MADSQSLVSIPDFSAAMTSGKTFQLLGRPAKATVLFFYPKDNTPGCTTENIAFRDAYPQFVAAGVEIYGISRDSLRSHESFKAKLELPFELISDPDEAVCLLFNVMKMKQMYGKTVRGVERSTFVIDAEGRLVKEWRGVKVATHVEEVLEFVARLK
- a CDS encoding PhoH family protein — protein: MPLPKLPSKPATILATQDYPTAGAARPATKTPAAKKVAAPVIEAAIAEVAKPVRNAATKIKQVAALMVAKPAPAPAPVAAAPAIVAAPAAKAAPAAKGKVTPIKSVKQAEQPHPAKHKPVEVQLKSSASRAADQRGISKLFVLDTNVLMHDPSSLFRFEEHDVYLPMMTLEELDNHKKGMTEVARNARQVSRTLDALISNTDDDAIEHGILLSKLGNKDAKGRLFFQTRLQSADLPAGLPVGKADNQILAVVRSLESEQEGRPVVLVSKDINMRIKARALGLPAEDYFNDHVLEDTDLLYSGIVQLPDDFWNKHGKDMESWQESKNGYSSTFYRVTGPFIPSLLVNQFIYLEPKNGETPFYGQVKQINGKTAVLQTLRDFSHTKNNVWGVTARNREQNFALNLLMNPECDFVTLLGQAGTGKTLLALAAGLAQVLETKLYNEIIVTRVTVPVGEDIGFLPGTEEEKMSPWMGAFDDNLEVLNKSDSDGGEWGRAATQDLIRSRIKIKSLNFMRGRTFVNKFLIIDEAQNLTPKQVKTLVTRAGPGTKILCLGNIAQIDTPYLTEGSSGLTYVVDRFKGWTHSGHVTLARGERSRLADHASEVL
- a CDS encoding site-2 protease family protein; the encoded protein is MHPAFQLLLCLILFMLIHISVMAVCARACGITVRSISYGVGPTLLSWRKVHIKLLPLAGNVALKDTREETLYDDDPCLDAYNFQPLWKQVLLPLSGVGVLLAVAFGILGAPGWEHFVAAFGQIFHGALAPLSTAQELLGEGETFARTHSFALVFALFSLKLCAFNLLPFAGLNGGQALLAIARGGRPFVAWEEALTKWVLLPGLAILLAWVVAFGWYGWKAMGA
- a CDS encoding serine hydrolase; the encoded protein is MFKVSSICFATLILLQAPNTWADQPVPLSQRQQALAAQIDASIAPYYKSGEPGAVVIVIKDGQPLLRKAYGLASVQDGQPLTPDMSLRLGSISKQFTAVAILLLADQGKLAITDDITKFLPDYPTHGKKITIEQLLAHTSGIHDYTRKPEFVPNSTKDLSVAQMIDFFKNDPPDFEPGTQWSYSSSGYFLLGAIIEKASGQPYATFVEQQIFVPLGMKDTAYEGHERQPVKRAAGHIRSGETFVPNLPLSMTQPYSAGALVSTVDDLARWDAAISDGKLLKAATWQQAFTPAKLNDGKATRSGLGWKVGTWQNTPVIHHSGGINGFSTYAMRLPKEKVYVAVLENSDTGLVDPDVVARKAAAIAVGRPYPEIKVITLKPAILDAYAGVYAINDKAGYTIRNFEGNLLLQSTGRPAQRLLAYSPNGFLIENTLTTAEFERGPKGEAQLILNDGGESKSVHERASAVKPARAVVAMSHAQFDGYVGRYALAPEVYLEVTREGDKFFAQVTGFRKLAMLPMSETAFFSNEVDAEVRFSKDTNGKTEQLVLRQEGQDMPAKRVN
- a CDS encoding bestrophin family protein, with product MIVRERPSALRLFLVVRGSVLPRIRTTLIVNTLIATIVTWCHGTLFDHKVILTTIPFTLIGLPLAIFLGFRNTAAYDRYWEARKLWGELVLRSRNFSRQCQTMIRSDTPAHARLGLQDVRVRMIYRTIAFCHALRHQLRDTRGPADLQPLLHPAEWEAACKAANPSDYLMLQMGHDLADCIRQGRIDTILATQIDNTVSAMVAAGASCERIRSTPIPFSYSLLLHRTAYLYCFLLPFGLVDSLGFMTPFVVAIVAYTFFGLDALGDEIEEPFGEDANDLPLSAMCRAIEISLRESVQDENVPPPMQAVDFMLN
- a CDS encoding heavy-metal-associated domain-containing protein produces the protein MYQLQVENMSCGHCVGSVTKAVQGIDPAAQVQIDLASKRVTVESPAELGAISAAIVEAGYPVTSAQ
- a CDS encoding glutathione S-transferase, whose amino-acid sequence is MAYELYYWPTIQGRGEFIRLALEEAGADYRDIARLPERKGQGMAAMLACLDGDSTPHAAYAPPVLRDGDLLIGQTTNILLYLGRRLGLAPRAESGRLWLNQLQLTMADWLTEVHDTHHPLSMNQYYDEQKQAALQRSTDFRATRLPKFLDYFTQVLLNNRSRGHYLVGARLSYGDLSLFQMLAGLRYAFPQAMERLAPRYAALFALHDAVAARPNIARYLKSKRRIAFNEEGIFRHYPELDG